Proteins from a single region of Caloramator sp. E03:
- a CDS encoding nucleotide sugar dehydrogenase — MSAKERLIEKINNKTAVIGVVGLGYVGLPLAVEKAKAGYKVIGFDVQAKKVEMVNKGHNYIGDVVDDELALLVKEGKLTATTDFSFVKDVDAVSICVPTPLDNYKQPDISYVVNSTKSISKYLHKDMLIVLESTTYPGTTEEVCKPILEESGLKCGIDFFLAFSPERVDPGNKHFKTKNTPKVVGGVTPNCTEIAAALYRNVLEGDIMTVSSPKVAEMEKILENTFRNINIALVNEMAILCKRMGIDIWEVIEAAKTKPYGFMAFYPGPGLGGHCIPLDPFYLTWKAREYDYHTKLIEIAGEINDYMPEFVVENAMELLNKEKKALNGSRVLLLGVAYKKDIDDYRESPVLKIIEHLEKRGAIVAVNDPYIKTFKYKGREVKTVELDEELDKADIVIVTTDHSCYDYEDIVRRAKIFYDTRNASKNVVNNREKIHKL; from the coding sequence ATGTCCGCAAAAGAAAGATTGATAGAAAAAATAAACAATAAAACTGCAGTAATAGGAGTAGTAGGCCTCGGATATGTAGGTCTTCCTCTTGCAGTTGAAAAGGCAAAGGCAGGATATAAGGTTATAGGTTTTGATGTTCAAGCTAAGAAAGTTGAAATGGTAAATAAAGGTCATAACTATATCGGAGATGTAGTTGATGATGAATTAGCTCTTCTTGTTAAGGAAGGGAAGCTTACAGCTACTACTGATTTTAGCTTTGTAAAGGATGTTGATGCTGTATCAATATGTGTTCCAACCCCACTTGATAATTATAAGCAACCGGATATTTCTTATGTTGTAAATTCAACAAAGAGTATATCAAAATATCTTCATAAAGATATGCTTATTGTTTTGGAAAGTACTACATACCCAGGCACAACAGAAGAGGTTTGCAAACCAATACTTGAAGAAAGTGGTTTAAAGTGCGGGATTGACTTTTTTCTGGCTTTTTCACCAGAAAGGGTAGACCCAGGCAATAAGCATTTTAAAACTAAGAATACACCAAAGGTAGTAGGTGGTGTAACTCCAAATTGTACAGAAATTGCAGCAGCACTTTATAGAAATGTTTTGGAAGGAGATATTATGACTGTTTCCTCTCCAAAGGTTGCTGAGATGGAAAAGATACTTGAAAATACCTTTAGAAATATAAATATAGCCCTTGTAAATGAAATGGCAATATTATGTAAAAGAATGGGAATAGATATATGGGAAGTAATTGAAGCTGCAAAGACTAAACCTTATGGATTTATGGCTTTTTATCCAGGTCCAGGTCTTGGAGGGCATTGCATACCTCTTGACCCCTTTTATTTAACTTGGAAGGCAAGGGAGTATGATTATCATACTAAGCTCATTGAAATTGCCGGGGAAATAAACGATTATATGCCAGAATTTGTTGTAGAAAATGCAATGGAATTATTAAATAAAGAAAAGAAGGCATTAAATGGTTCAAGAGTTTTACTGCTTGGTGTTGCATATAAAAAGGATATTGATGATTATAGGGAATCGCCTGTGTTAAAGATAATAGAGCACTTGGAAAAAAGAGGTGCTATAGTTGCTGTCAATGATCCTTATATAAAAACTTTTAAATATAAAGGAAGAGAAGTTAAAACTGTAGAACTTGATGAAGAACTTGACAAAGCAGATATAGTAATAGTAACAACAGATCATAGCTGCTATGATTATGAAGATATAGTTAGAAGAGCAAAGATATTTTATGATACAAGAAATGCTTCTAAGAACGTTGTAAATAATAGAGAAAAAATTCACAAGCTATAA
- a CDS encoding polysaccharide biosynthesis protein: MNRQIKQIFFVILDVLFINASIFIGYFVRFSWNIPKAYLDIYLRSFIPISIIMIGCFSAFKLYRSVWRYASVDELISVILAVSFGTMISFVFGQIAKPFIGNRLPISIYLIMWALTILMSGGIRFLRRIVASIEMVPSDVLKKSKRTLIVGAGDAGAIVVKEMKKHPELGYIPIAFVDDDEGKKGQVIHGIPIIGTRNDIEKIVSSKDIDEILIALPSASLEERQKIFKICSNTGCHLKTLPGIYELIDGKVSVNQIRDVEIEDLLGREPVELNIEEIAGYLKDKTVLVTGGGGSIGSELCRQIARFSPKKLLILDINENGAYDLQMELNRKYPILDIEVIIASIREKSRLEDIFSKYKIDVVFHAAAHKHVPLMEANPKEAIKNNVIGTLNLVECADKYNIKKFVQISTDKAVNPTNIMGATKRICEMIIQAIDKISDTEFVAVRFGNVLGSNGSVIPLFKRQIKEGGPVTVTHPEINRYFMTIPEAAQLVIQAGAMAKGGEIFILDMGKPVKIVDLARDLIRLSGFEPDKDIKIVFTGLRPGEKLYEELLMDEEGIQNTKHKKIFIAKPGNYDFMELRANIIEIYNKLSCDDEVVFDSVAQLVPTYKRKKQ; this comes from the coding sequence ATGAATAGGCAGATTAAGCAAATTTTTTTTGTTATTCTTGATGTGCTATTTATTAATGCATCTATTTTTATTGGATATTTTGTAAGATTTTCTTGGAATATACCAAAGGCTTATTTGGATATTTACCTTAGGTCTTTTATTCCAATATCAATAATAATGATTGGATGTTTTAGTGCTTTTAAACTATATAGAAGCGTATGGAGATATGCAAGTGTTGACGAACTAATATCTGTTATTCTTGCAGTAAGTTTTGGAACGATGATTTCATTTGTTTTTGGACAGATTGCAAAGCCTTTTATAGGCAATAGACTCCCTATTAGTATCTATCTTATAATGTGGGCCTTAACAATTCTTATGTCTGGTGGAATTAGATTTTTAAGAAGGATAGTTGCAAGTATTGAAATGGTGCCTTCAGATGTACTTAAAAAAAGCAAAAGAACATTAATTGTAGGTGCCGGGGATGCAGGTGCAATTGTTGTAAAGGAGATGAAAAAGCATCCAGAACTTGGATATATACCAATAGCTTTTGTTGATGATGATGAAGGTAAAAAAGGTCAGGTTATTCATGGAATACCTATAATAGGAACAAGAAACGATATTGAAAAAATAGTATCTTCAAAGGATATAGATGAGATACTTATAGCTCTTCCTTCAGCAAGCCTTGAGGAGAGGCAGAAAATATTTAAAATATGCAGCAATACTGGATGTCATCTCAAGACTCTTCCTGGAATATATGAGCTTATTGATGGAAAGGTTAGTGTAAATCAAATAAGGGATGTAGAAATAGAAGATTTACTTGGAAGAGAACCAGTGGAACTTAATATTGAAGAGATAGCTGGATATTTAAAAGATAAAACTGTTCTTGTAACAGGTGGAGGAGGTTCAATAGGTTCAGAGCTTTGCAGACAGATTGCAAGGTTTAGCCCTAAAAAACTTCTCATTCTTGATATAAATGAAAATGGTGCATACGATCTTCAAATGGAACTTAACAGGAAATATCCAATTCTTGATATAGAGGTAATAATAGCATCTATTAGAGAAAAAAGCAGGCTTGAAGATATATTCTCAAAGTATAAAATAGATGTTGTGTTCCATGCAGCAGCTCATAAACATGTTCCATTAATGGAAGCAAACCCAAAGGAAGCCATTAAAAATAATGTTATAGGGACATTAAATCTTGTTGAATGTGCAGATAAATATAATATAAAAAAGTTTGTTCAAATATCTACAGATAAGGCAGTAAATCCTACTAATATAATGGGTGCAACAAAGAGAATCTGCGAGATGATAATTCAAGCAATAGATAAAATAAGTGATACAGAATTTGTTGCAGTAAGATTTGGAAATGTACTTGGGAGCAATGGAAGTGTAATACCTTTGTTTAAAAGACAAATTAAAGAAGGTGGACCAGTTACTGTAACTCATCCTGAAATAAATAGATATTTTATGACAATTCCTGAAGCTGCACAGCTTGTAATTCAGGCTGGTGCTATGGCAAAGGGTGGAGAAATATTCATACTTGATATGGGAAAACCTGTTAAAATAGTTGACCTTGCAAGGGACTTAATTAGGCTTTCTGGATTTGAGCCAGATAAAGATATAAAGATAGTATTTACTGGTCTTCGTCCTGGAGAAAAACTATATGAGGAACTTTTGATGGATGAAGAGGGAATTCAAAATACAAAGCATAAGAAGATATTTATAGCAAAGCCAGGAAATTACGATTTTATGGAGCTTAGAGCAAATATAATAGAGATTTATAATAAATTAAGTTGTGATGATGAAGTTGTTTTTGATAGTGTTGCACAGCTGGTACCAACGTATAAAAGAAAAAAGCAGTAA